The nucleotide window AGTCCAGACCCAGGAAAGTCAATGGTATAGTTCCTGTCCAAATTTGAAAGTTTGAGAATCCGAGAGCCAATGGTGTAAGTACAAATctgagactgaaggcaggagaagactaATGTCCCAATTCAAAAACATTCAGACAGAGGTTCCTTTCTTATATACTCtgctttttattctattcaggAATTCAGCAGTTTGCATAAGGCCCACCCATACTGGGGAGGGCAGTATGCTTTACTCAGTTTACCAATTCAAATAATAAACCCACCTAGAAATGCCCTCACTAAAACACCCATAAATAATGTTCAACCAAATACCTAGCCTTGAGGCCTGCCAGGAGCCATctcccggcatattgcatattgagtgcagcactttccacagcatcatttttcaggatctggaatagctcaactggaattctatcactgccaggagccagcgtgaggaactccgcccgtggcaaaggtcatgaggaaggaggctcggcctacgcaaaggcgggatcgagcctcaggagtccccctggaaattctcgagcatctacccccaaaaccagagtctgcctactttctgctttgtgctttcacctacacctctgactttacggagggggctgtcccccactacctctctctgaaaaaaaaattgacttatagctccagttaataaagttcctgggtgtgatagtgtttcaacctacaaactcctttggaagtcctctagcctgcctgaatagctttttctggccacatgtgattgctcagaacCTCCCAACTgggagaggcatgagatgttctaaactgtctaaatacagagtcctttgagccgttaaaagattgattagaaattgtattggtgaagggtttttcactttttgggccaatgtttgctgctaagtctccatatcccttacctgctgtgtccctggcagtgtattgattaatataattggtgtaagtagtagctttaatgtttgtaaccttggacccttgagttaattcttttcttgattgagcccacctcacctttgccctataggaatgcaacttgatccaatgcttttttggaggctggcgcctgacttcagaataatcacctttagagaaaaataagttttctgaagaaagggtcttaaaatgttaacaggcctccaggccagaagatgatgcaaatcacctaaacttttgcatatgataagtttgcaggaagaaagcctggcttactgcatgactctaccccttcccccattatcctctatgcataacttaaggtataaaaactactttgaaaaataaagtgcgggccttgttcaccgaaacttggtctccccatgtcattctttctctcatcttctggctgaattattcagcctcttttctccactgaatttcctcactgagctatcctcattctattactctttatatctttgatgaatatttaaataaataggttgccgatgccatctctccttcgaataccctggatcagccggggctggaccccggcagaggCCCagtcaaattaaataaaattaaccatcacaactgTCGTACTCTAAAACTTTTCAAACAGCACCATAACAAGGTCTCTGGTTTCtgacaacattgaaaatcaatcACCCAAGCTTAACTTGCATACTGGTAATGAAATGATAAACAGCCCATAATTATTCCAACTGTGCCTCTGTCTTTTTCAGAATTGTGCAGGCCCATAACCAGAAATCCCAGCCATATCACCAAGTGTCCTGAAATGAGTTCCAAGGAAAAAATCCCCTACCTTGTAGTGGTGTTTGTCATTCTCTAGTTTATTCTTAAAAAGAGACCATTTTTATGTCTCTAGAGAACATTGATATAGTTGATTTCTGGATAAAACCCAAGATGGTCCAGGCAAGAACTGGCCCAATATACTACAAGTTTGATCATAACATGTAAAGTGCAGAACCAGCATCCTCTAGAGTGACCCTCTCCTCTTTGGGTATCCAAATGATTTTGCCCCCCAACACCAAATCCTTCAGGGCTTCTAGATAAACCAGTCAGGACCTGACCCTGAAGAGCATCTTTAAAAGCCTGCGCTGTATCTCCTTTGTCTTAATGGAGTAGATGATGGGATTGAGCATGGGAGGCACAAAGAGGTAGATAAGAGACATGAGGGTGTGAACAGCATGGGGGAGGCCAGCACCAAAGCGATGTACGATGGACACACTCACCATAGGCACATAGAAGATGAGCACAGCTAGGACATGGGACACACATGTGTTGAGTGTCTTGAGGCGCTCCCCTGGGGAGGCAATGGCTAGCACTGAGCGAAAGATAAGTACATAGGAGAGAAGAATGAGGGCAGAGTCCAGGCCAAAGGTGAAAAGCACAATGGACAGTCCGTAGTGGCTATTGAGGGAGACATCAGTGCATGCCAGCTTAATCATATCCACGTGAAGGCAGTAGGCATGGGAAAGGATGTTCCGGGGATGGCAGAAAGGTAGTCTGTGCAGCAGCAGTGGGAAGACCAGGATGAGAGCAAAGCTTCGTAGGACAGTACACAGGCCCATGGCCACAATGCGGGCATTGGTGAGCACAGCGGCATAGTGCAGTGGGTTGCAGATGGCGACGTAGCGATCGAAGCTCATGGCCAAGAGGATGCCAGACTCTGTCCAAGAGAAGAGGTGGATGAAAAACATCTGGGCTAAGCAGACATTAAAGGCAATCACCCGGGCCTGGAAGCAGAGGGCAGCCAGCACAGTCGGCAGTGTGGAAAAGGATACTCCCAAGTCGTTGACAGACAATAGGGACAAGAAGTAGTACATGGGCTGGTGCAGACTCGGCTCCTCCTTAACAATGAGGAGGATCAGGATGTTTCCCACAATGGCGATGGCATAGAgcagaaggagaggaaaagataGCCAGGGCTCCATGGCCTCCGTTCCTGGGAAGCCCGTCAAGATAAAGAAGGGAGCATCAGAGACATTGATCTTGAAGTTGCCCATGAGAGGCTGGGGACAACTGTCATCAGCCAGTATGACTTTTTGGAGAAATTACATCATATGTCTAAGACTATATTGTTCccagggaggaaaagaaacactTAGGTTCATAAATCATGATTATTCatagattttattcttaaaatacacTGGGAGGTTGACCAGGAGGTCATGAAATGCTAGTAGCTGAGAAAAAGAGTTCTTTCTTAGACATCTTTCAGAAAAGAGTCAATAAGTACTCAAGGTGGTTGACCAGCTCTTTAAGTCTTACTGGTAGTCTTCTAGTTGACTTCCTTACGATCATTATCACAGCTCCCCTTCAAATGTCCCCAAATTTCACAGTCATGATCTTAGGTACCTCCCAAGAGATGTAAACACTTAATATCCAGCCTGACAGACTAGGAACCAAGGGtgcaaggaaggaaaaggaattaCTCCAGGTTTTCTTGGGAAGCAGTTACATGGCTAGAGCTGTAACTTAGTAATTCAGTTCCCATCCTGAGGTGACTTTGTGATCCAGAGTCCCACATTTCACACTGGAAGTATACATGAAGGAAGCCTGGGAAGTCAGCATGTCTCAAAAGGCATCATAGCTTTATTAGTACAGCATATAGAATCAGAACACACTGGGTTTGATTTCTAATGCTTTCACTTAATAGCACTGTGGCATTAGGTAGATTTCTTAAACTCTCTTCTtcggtttctttattttttagataaagaTAAAGTAGAGTTGCcctatgcatatgcatatatgctATATAagataaaaggagagagaaaaaaaaaaaaaaacttgaacttGGAACATGTCCTATCCATAGTAAGAATTATAGAAgtactgttattattatcatttaaaatcatttttagatggaaaataaattatatagtatGCTTCCTTTGACAAGATTCATGGAATATATTTACATTAAActtaaatatgcatttttaagtCACATATTATCACATAATAAATTATGGTAGAGACAAGCAAAAGTAAATtgtaaaagtttaagaaaaattagGAGAGAAAAAATTATAACATTAAAAACATCCTATCCATTAACTTATTTTTCCTATGAGTGGTTAAAAACAGCATTCTTTAATTTCCACAATAGATCATATTTTTTCATCTCACAGACTTTCAAATTTCAACCAGAGTAGATTATGAGAAATGTTTCCTTGACGCCGGACCAAATAAGGTTGTGAGAAGGGGTGCTAAAAGGGTAATCAATGCATCttgcattttttcctttggtCTCTCGCACAGGGGAGTTTCAACTATCTGGGAAAGAAACTatatttaggaatattttataatatttctgtGACATGTCCAAAACCCTTTAATACACTGTGATAAGTGACTCTGCCTATCTGTTTTAGAACTTGTTAGTTCCCCTTTGTCTCTCATGGATAATTTCTAACACTTAAGTGTAATTACCCACCACtgattattattttaagtgaCCCCTGGgggaaattttgctttttttcttccagaagctTAGTATCACATCAATGAAAAATCAGATTAGAAATCAGAGAGAAATTCTCTATCAGTGTGATAAGTGTCTGGAACAAAGTTTTCAGGGAATTACTGCTGAAGAATGGGGATGCTGAGTAGCAGCATTGGGTTTGAAGAATTAGGGAAGATGAGCCAGATAAGCCCTTGGAAACCTGTATAATGTAATGACCTCTCTAGTACACATAGAGAAACTGTCACTGAAGATTTTAGAGGAGACAATCTTAAGGACATGCGTGGGTCACCCACTTCTTGAGCACCCCACTCTTGAGTTCCACTTTATCATGTCACATGTTCTACTATAAGGAAGTCTAGAATTTCCTTAACTAAAAACCTCCTGCTCCAGAATAGGGCCAGTTTTAGTACCTCTTTCCTGTCCTAATTAGAGATGTTGCTTGAGTTCAGCAAGTGCTCTTCTCTGttccttaatatttttttctcaaagttcATGCCAAATATAAAGTGGGGGCAGAAGATGGAGAGGGAAGTGATAGAAGGAGAAGGATTGAAGGGCaagaagaaacacagagaatGAGGAAGAGGCAGAGAACAGAGGGTAAATATAGGAGAAGTAACACAGAAAAGGGACAGCTTGGGTGAGAGAAAGGAAGTGTAAGACCAGAGAAGGGATTTTAGGTAGACAGTGGTTGGAAAATTAAAGCtagagagggagaagaaaaagaaaataaaaaagaagacagaagaacAGTGATAGGAAAATGCCCCAGCTGGACTCTGGTGCTCCAAGAGGACTGGGCTATGTTTTCTCCAAACAAGGGCAAGGCTGTAGAAGATGCTACGCACATCACATTTTACAGGAACTGCCTCTCAGGCTCTGAGCCATGAAAGAGCTATAGTAAAGCCATAATGTCCCCAGCTAAACCCATTTGGGAATAGGCTCCTCACAGTGGGAGCCCAGTAGACACCTCTTGCAATCTATTCCCAAGGTTGTTTCAGACCTGTCTGCAAAGGCCAAGGCAACACAactgtaactgagcaggaccctgtggggccttCCTAGGGCAGACTCCTCCCCCATGTCCTTTGCCTGCTTCTTTTTTGTACAAAAGCTGCAGTGTCCCAGGACTCCCCTGAGTTACAAAAAATTTGGCTCAAGAATTAATAATAATTGATATGAGCATGCAGTGACAAAAGTAGCAGTTGGGCCAGAACTGGTAACAATTCAATCAGAAGTATGGCAGTTATAGAATCTTTAGTTCCTCCCTGAAATACACAATtgtatctgatgcacatttcctgagtggTTAAACAGATGCTAAACCCCCCACCAAATGGAAGTTAACTACTGGATGACCATGAGCATGTAACCCCCAGTCTGGTTGGAGCCCAAAGACTGATAATGTTAACCCTGTGACACCATCTtatacctcaccatcaaccaatcagagaattgtacACAAGCTGATCACAGACCCTGCAAtccccctccctcaccttgcctttaaaaatgctttgctgaaacccattGGGGAGTTCTGGGTTTTGAGCACTAGCTGCCCCAGACTCCTGCCTGGCACCTTCctccaacaataaatgctgaaccTTCCTTTACCACCAGCCAGCATCAGTAGGTATCAGTGGACTGGCTTTACTGCCTGTAGGCAAGTGGACTTAAGTTTACCTTCAGTAACACCTTCTCTGCTCCCAGCTGAGCAGGGCTTAGCTGCCCCCACACCAGGTCCTCATGACCCCTTAGATCTTCTCCAGGATGGGTTCCAAGGGCTCTGAAAGATGAAGAGTATGGGTGCCAAGAATATAACTAATTCCTCCTGACCTTCAGCTCTAGGGTTTCTTTTCTCCATGCCAAgtcccccttctcttcttaaGGAATTTTCAGAAGCCAAAATGTAGAGTTGGTTAGAATTGTAAGTGATAGAAACACAGTAATCCTCAAAAATACTCTGTGTTTATAATTTTCCTTGGACTCCATCAAGAAGTTCTTAAGCACTGTCACTTTCAATCTTAACAACCAAATTTGGAGAGAAATGTTATCTTCCCATTTTACTGGTGAGAGAAATTAATTGCCCAGGTGGTCAAATTAGGTTCAAAGTTATAATACCACTTgaactgctggagaaggaaatgtcaacccactccagtattcttgcctggagaatctcacagactgaggagcctgaggaactacatggtgtcacaaaaagtcagacatgactgaagtggctgagcaAAAGCAGAACTGCATTCAAACATAGATCACTCATTTAATCACTTAACATTTTCAGAAAACCTAATAAGAATTTTTATCCAGTAAAGACCCTGGAACATGTTTCATCTACCTGTTAATCATTACCATCTctaccttctttcctttttatcctttttttcctaCTTAATTGATTGTCTTTCTGCTTGTGCTTCTCTCTGAAACATCCCTCAAAAATAGAGgaaactaaaaaggaaaagaataaaagaagctAAATCAATCTTTCTCATTCTCATGATCACAAATTTCTGGCTTTCCCACAAGTCTACCAGCTAAGATCTGGGATACAAACCTGGCCCCTTCCTCTGTACCCTCCACCCAGATCCAGGGCTTGCCTTGTCCGTAGTGTCACATATGTAAATGGATCCTAGGCAGTTGAACTTTCCAGTTTCAATGATTACACAattctatgattttttaaaattttgttattaatatataatttatataccataaaagTTGTAAATTCACTGTTTTTTAGCATATTTGCAAAGTTtgcagaacatttttaatcactcTAAAATGAAATCCCATTActattagcagtcactcctcatTCTCATTTATCCCAGACCCTGACAATAACTAATTTACTTTCAGTTTTTGTAGGCCTGTctattctgaaaattttatttaaatgcaaattatttatttattagaaataattcttctttaaatatttgtaaacaaattttatgtgaaaataaGTTTTTAGCTCTTTAGAGTATTTATTAATACCTAGCAATAAAAGTTCTGAGTCACTAGTAACTGTTTGAAATGTATATCTGTTTGAAAAAAAGCCTAACTGTTGTCCAAAGTGGTTTCACcaaaatttacattcccacctgcaAAGTATGAAGAAtccattttctccatttgtttctagcatttgttattttctgattttgttttttattttattttcatttataacctTTTTAATGCATGGAGtgatatctcatagtggttttgatttgcatttccctaatgatggagaaagcactggcaacccactccagtatcttgcctggaaactcccatggacggaggagcctagtgggctgcagtccatggggtcgctaagagtcggacacact belongs to Bos indicus x Bos taurus breed Angus x Brahman F1 hybrid chromosome 15, Bos_hybrid_MaternalHap_v2.0, whole genome shotgun sequence and includes:
- the LOC113904984 gene encoding olfactory receptor 51I2-like: MGNFKINVSDAPFFILTGFPGTEAMEPWLSFPLLLLYAIAIVGNILILLIVKEEPSLHQPMYYFLSLLSVNDLGVSFSTLPTVLAALCFQARVIAFNVCLAQMFFIHLFSWTESGILLAMSFDRYVAICNPLHYAAVLTNARIVAMGLCTVLRSFALILVFPLLLHRLPFCHPRNILSHAYCLHVDMIKLACTDVSLNSHYGLSIVLFTFGLDSALILLSYVLIFRSVLAIASPGERLKTLNTCVSHVLAVLIFYVPMVSVSIVHRFGAGLPHAVHTLMSLIYLFVPPMLNPIIYSIKTKEIQRRLLKMLFRVRS